One Pseudomonas rhizophila DNA window includes the following coding sequences:
- the rpoE gene encoding RNA polymerase sigma factor RpoE translates to MLTQEEDQQLVERVQRGDKRAFDLLVLKYQHKILGLIVRFVHDTHEAQDVAQEAFIKAYRALGNFRGDSAFYTWLYRIAINTAKNYLVSRGRRPPDSDVSSEDAEFYDGDHGLKDLESPERALLRDEIEGTVHRTIQQLPEDLRTALTLREFDGLSYEDIASVMQCPVGTVRSRIFRAREAIDKALQPLLQEN, encoded by the coding sequence ATGCTAACCCAGGAAGAGGATCAGCAACTGGTCGAGCGCGTTCAACGCGGCGACAAGCGAGCTTTCGATCTGCTAGTGCTGAAATACCAGCACAAAATTCTCGGGTTGATCGTGCGTTTTGTGCACGACACCCATGAAGCCCAGGATGTTGCTCAGGAAGCCTTCATCAAGGCTTACCGTGCGCTTGGTAATTTTCGCGGAGACAGCGCGTTTTACACGTGGCTTTACCGCATCGCCATTAACACGGCGAAAAACTATCTGGTTTCACGCGGCCGCCGGCCGCCGGATAGCGATGTGAGTTCTGAAGATGCAGAGTTCTATGATGGCGATCATGGCCTCAAGGATCTTGAATCACCGGAACGAGCGTTGCTGCGGGATGAGATCGAAGGCACTGTCCATCGGACCATCCAGCAACTGCCCGAAGATTTGCGTACGGCTCTAACTTTACGTGAATTCGACGGTCTGAGTTACGAGGACATTGCCAGCGTCATGCAGTGTCCGGTGGGTACCGTGCGCTCCCGGATTTTCCGCGCTCGGGAGGCCATCGATAAAGCCCTGCAACCTTTGTTGCAGGAAAACTGA
- a CDS encoding succinate dehydrogenase assembly factor 2, whose amino-acid sequence MVEDVELNRLYWHSRRGMLELDVLLVPFVKEVYPHLNDVDRACYVRLLECEDQDMFGWFMERSESEDPELQRMVRMILDRVQPK is encoded by the coding sequence ATGGTCGAAGATGTTGAACTGAATCGCCTTTACTGGCACAGCCGCCGCGGCATGCTTGAGCTTGACGTGTTGCTGGTGCCGTTCGTGAAAGAAGTTTATCCCCACCTTAACGACGTCGACCGTGCGTGCTACGTGCGTCTGCTCGAGTGCGAGGATCAGGACATGTTCGGCTGGTTCATGGAGCGCAGCGAATCCGAAGACCCGGAGCTGCAGCGCATGGTTCGGATGATTCTGGACCGTGTCCAGCCCAAGTAA
- the nadB gene encoding L-aspartate oxidase: protein MSQQFQHDVLVIGSGAAGLSLALTLPEHLRIAVLSKGDLANGSTFWAQGGVAAVLDDTDTIESHVDDTLNAGGGLCNPEAVRFTVEHSREAIQWLIDQGVPFTRDEQSGTEDGGFEFHLTREGGHSHRRIIHAADATGAAIFKTLLAQARQRPNIELLEQRVAVDLITEKRLGLDGDRCLGAYVLNRGTGEVDTYGARFVILASGGAAKVYLYTSNPDGACGDGIAMAWRSGCRVANLEFNQFHPTCLYHPLAKSFLITEALRGEGAHLKLPNGERFMQRFDSRAELAPRDIVARAIDHEMKRLGIDCVYLDISHKPEAFIKSHFPTVYERCLEFSIDITKQPIPVVPAAHYTCGGVMVDQQGRTDVPGLYAIGETSFTGLHGANRMASNSLLECFVYARSAAADILEQLPQIAAPSILPSWDASQVTDSDEDVIIAHNWDELRRFMWDYVGIVRTNKRLQRAQHRVRLLLDEIDEFYSNYKVSRDLIELRNLAQVAELMIRSAMERKESRGLHYTLDYPGLLPEALDTILVPPTYAG, encoded by the coding sequence ATGAGCCAACAGTTCCAACACGATGTTCTGGTAATCGGCAGCGGCGCCGCCGGATTGAGCCTGGCGTTGACACTGCCTGAGCATCTGCGCATCGCAGTACTGAGCAAAGGCGACCTGGCCAACGGTTCGACATTCTGGGCCCAGGGTGGCGTCGCGGCCGTGCTGGATGACACCGACACTATTGAATCGCATGTCGATGACACCCTCAATGCCGGGGGCGGCCTGTGCAATCCAGAAGCCGTGCGTTTCACCGTCGAGCACAGCAGGGAAGCCATACAGTGGCTGATCGACCAGGGCGTCCCCTTCACGCGTGACGAGCAATCCGGTACCGAAGACGGTGGTTTCGAGTTTCACCTGACCCGCGAGGGCGGTCACAGCCATCGGCGCATCATTCACGCTGCCGACGCCACCGGTGCGGCGATTTTCAAGACGTTGCTGGCCCAAGCCCGCCAGCGGCCCAATATCGAGCTTCTGGAGCAACGCGTCGCGGTCGATCTGATTACCGAAAAACGCTTGGGCCTAGACGGTGATCGGTGCCTGGGTGCCTACGTGCTCAACCGTGGCACCGGGGAGGTCGACACCTACGGCGCCCGCTTCGTGATCCTGGCCTCCGGCGGTGCCGCGAAAGTCTACCTTTACACCAGCAACCCCGACGGCGCATGCGGGGACGGCATTGCCATGGCCTGGCGTTCAGGCTGCCGGGTGGCGAACCTGGAATTCAATCAGTTCCACCCCACATGCCTCTACCACCCGCTGGCCAAGAGTTTCCTGATCACCGAGGCCCTGCGCGGCGAAGGTGCTCACCTGAAACTTCCTAACGGCGAGCGTTTCATGCAGCGCTTCGATTCCCGCGCCGAACTGGCGCCCCGGGATATCGTCGCCCGGGCCATCGACCACGAAATGAAGCGCCTGGGCATCGACTGCGTCTACCTGGACATCAGCCACAAGCCCGAAGCATTCATCAAGAGCCATTTCCCCACGGTGTACGAGCGTTGCCTGGAGTTTTCCATCGACATCACCAAGCAACCGATTCCGGTGGTGCCAGCGGCGCATTACACCTGCGGCGGGGTGATGGTCGACCAACAGGGGCGCACTGACGTACCGGGCCTGTATGCCATTGGCGAAACCAGCTTCACCGGCCTGCACGGCGCCAACCGCATGGCCAGCAACTCGTTGCTGGAATGTTTCGTCTACGCCCGCTCGGCGGCAGCGGACATTCTTGAGCAATTGCCGCAGATCGCCGCCCCATCCATCCTGCCCTCGTGGGACGCCAGCCAAGTCACCGACTCAGACGAAGATGTGATCATCGCTCACAACTGGGACGAACTGCGGCGCTTCATGTGGGACTACGTCGGCATCGTGCGCACCAACAAACGCCTGCAGAGGGCGCAGCATCGGGTGCGGCTGTTGCTGGATGAAATCGATGAGTTCTACAGCAACTACAAAGTTAGCCGCGACCTGATCGAGTTGCGCAACCTGGCCCAGGTCGCTGAACTGATGATCCGCTCAGCCATGGAACGCAAGGAAAGCCGCGGGTTGCACTACACGCTCGACTACCCGGGCCTGCTGCCCGAAGCGTTGGACACTATTCTGGTGCCGCCCACCTACGCCGGCTGA
- a CDS encoding YgfZ/GcvT domain-containing protein — MADSAFFCTLSHEGVLAVRGVDAGKFLQGQLTCNLNYLSDSRASLGARCTQKGRMQSSFRILLEGDGVLMAMASELLEPQLADLKKYAVFSKSRLTDESTAWARFGLENADTALAALGLELPAETDSVVRHDGLIAIRVSPNRAELWAPAEQADPLSARLREQLTEGELNQWLLGQIRAGIGQVMPATRELFIPQMLNLQAVGGVSFKKGCYTGQEIVARMQYLGKLKRRLYRLQMDAGELPEPGTPLFSPTHGSSIGEVVMAAHAERNIELLAVVQAEAAEDDNLHLGALEGPGLQLLDLPYELDRDREIQR, encoded by the coding sequence ATGGCTGATTCCGCTTTTTTCTGCACCCTGTCCCACGAAGGCGTTCTCGCGGTCCGCGGCGTGGACGCTGGCAAATTCCTGCAAGGCCAATTGACCTGCAACCTCAACTACCTGAGCGACAGCCGGGCCAGCCTCGGTGCCCGCTGTACCCAGAAGGGCCGGATGCAATCGAGTTTCCGCATCCTGCTCGAAGGCGATGGTGTACTGATGGCAATGGCCAGCGAATTGCTCGAACCGCAACTGGCGGACCTGAAAAAGTATGCCGTGTTCTCCAAATCCAGACTGACCGATGAAAGCACCGCCTGGGCTCGCTTCGGCCTGGAGAACGCCGACACGGCGCTCGCAGCCTTGGGCCTTGAGCTGCCGGCCGAGACCGACAGCGTCGTTCGTCATGATGGCCTGATTGCCATTCGCGTCTCTCCGAACCGCGCCGAACTTTGGGCGCCCGCCGAACAGGCCGACCCGCTGTCAGCCCGGCTGCGCGAACAGTTGACCGAGGGCGAGCTGAACCAGTGGCTGCTGGGTCAGATCCGCGCCGGGATCGGCCAGGTCATGCCGGCTACCCGCGAACTGTTCATTCCGCAGATGCTCAATCTGCAAGCCGTTGGCGGCGTGAGCTTCAAGAAAGGTTGCTACACCGGCCAGGAAATCGTCGCCCGCATGCAGTACCTGGGCAAACTCAAGCGGCGCCTGTATCGGCTGCAAATGGATGCCGGTGAACTGCCCGAGCCTGGCACCCCCTTATTTTCACCCACGCACGGCAGTTCTATCGGTGAAGTGGTGATGGCCGCTCACGCCGAACGAAACATTGAACTGCTGGCGGTGGTACAGGCCGAAGCTGCAGAAGATGACAATTTGCACCTCGGCGCGCTGGAAGGCCCGGGCCTGCAATTGCTCGACCTGCCTTACGAACTGGACCGCGACCGCGAAATCCAGCGCTGA
- a CDS encoding protein YgfX produces the protein MSSPSNRFECRWQASGQLLAAYLLAQAFALGSLLLLSVPFWLISLGVLLCLAHGAWTLPRHLLLTHRQAFCRLRRDADGWQLWNRASGWQAVQLRPDSLALPMIIVLRFRLRGEWRVRSLCVPRDALAPDLHRRLRVRLKFSRRRWAAPE, from the coding sequence GTGTCCAGCCCAAGTAATCGCTTTGAATGCCGCTGGCAGGCTTCCGGGCAACTGCTGGCGGCCTATCTCCTGGCCCAGGCCTTTGCCTTGGGTTCGTTGTTGCTGTTGTCCGTCCCGTTCTGGTTAATCAGCCTCGGCGTGCTGCTGTGCCTGGCCCATGGTGCCTGGACGCTACCGCGGCATCTATTGTTGACCCACCGTCAGGCTTTTTGCCGGTTGCGTCGTGACGCCGATGGCTGGCAGCTGTGGAACAGGGCATCTGGCTGGCAGGCGGTGCAATTGCGCCCTGACAGCCTGGCATTGCCGATGATTATCGTGCTGCGTTTTCGCCTGCGGGGGGAGTGGCGGGTCCGCTCGCTGTGTGTGCCCCGCGATGCGCTGGCGCCGGATCTGCATCGGCGCCTGCGGGTTCGGCTCAAGTTCAGCCGGCGTAGGTGGGCGGCACCAGAATAG